Proteins encoded within one genomic window of Prosthecobacter fusiformis:
- a CDS encoding S1C family serine protease: MSLSRRLFILTLMMVGLNAQLAARQWASSDGRRTFEGELVKYTPPYVTVKKPNDELITFQDTILSSRDLEYCQFASRILKEAAYDTTLSVLDFYDGGMVCQTFSKPFEHKEHIFVWGKGFQSQLRKGQSIQTTLFRSGICTINDGTRRRDVRAYSLELDEAILRSPSLNSKPEFMNTPTQPSPERRAPPPADTPDSEKGPKGFGTGFAITSNGWVVTNEHVIHGHTHVTLLHNDNVYQARVAVVDAENDLALLKTEATTIPLALAFTQTPSLGDEVTVGGFPNPEIQGRSLKLTRGIISSLNGYLDDERLYQMDAAIQPGNSGGPVIDHHGRVVGVVTASLVDNPELGIRAQNVNYSIKLPLLITLMGKVEGLVPMVRDVDASSSSGKLGDLLQDSTYLIIVGL; the protein is encoded by the coding sequence ATGTCCCTGTCCCGACGGCTCTTCATTTTAACCCTGATGATGGTGGGCTTGAATGCCCAACTCGCTGCCCGACAATGGGCGAGCTCGGATGGCCGACGCACATTCGAGGGGGAATTGGTGAAATATACTCCACCTTATGTCACGGTAAAAAAGCCCAATGACGAGCTCATCACCTTTCAAGATACTATCCTCAGCAGCAGAGACCTTGAATACTGTCAATTCGCCAGCCGAATACTCAAAGAGGCGGCCTATGACACGACCTTAAGCGTCTTGGACTTTTATGACGGCGGCATGGTCTGCCAGACATTCTCAAAACCATTTGAGCACAAAGAGCATATCTTTGTATGGGGGAAGGGCTTTCAGAGCCAACTGAGGAAAGGACAGAGCATCCAAACGACCCTCTTTCGCTCAGGCATCTGCACGATTAACGATGGCACCCGCCGCAGGGACGTGCGGGCTTATTCTCTGGAGCTGGACGAAGCCATTCTCCGTTCTCCAAGCCTGAACTCGAAACCCGAGTTCATGAATACTCCCACCCAACCCTCACCTGAACGCCGCGCCCCGCCACCAGCGGATACGCCTGATTCCGAGAAGGGCCCAAAGGGATTTGGCACAGGGTTCGCCATTACCAGCAACGGCTGGGTGGTGACCAATGAGCACGTCATCCATGGTCATACCCATGTGACCCTGCTCCACAATGACAACGTCTACCAGGCCAGGGTGGCGGTCGTTGATGCCGAAAATGATCTGGCCCTGCTCAAAACAGAGGCAACGACCATTCCCCTAGCGCTTGCCTTTACACAAACACCCAGCCTGGGAGATGAGGTCACAGTCGGGGGATTCCCCAACCCAGAAATTCAAGGCAGGAGTCTAAAACTCACCCGGGGCATTATCAGCAGCCTCAACGGTTATTTAGACGATGAGCGTCTTTATCAAATGGATGCTGCCATCCAGCCAGGAAATTCTGGCGGCCCGGTCATTGATCATCATGGCCGTGTCGTCGGCGTCGTCACAGCATCGCTAGTCGATAACCCCGAGCTTGGAATTCGTGCTCAAAACGTTAACTACTCGATCAAGCTCCCTCTTCTCATCACATTGATGGGTAAAGTGGAAGGCCTCGTTCCGATGGTGAGGGACGTTGATGCATCCTCCTCCAGCGGGAAGCTTGGCGATCTCCTCCAAGATAGTACCTATCTCATCATTGTTGGCCTTTGA
- a CDS encoding PEP-CTERM sorting domain-containing protein, which translates to MEEFANRLRIKSNTPMKNMKMTVDTLVGPWRSMILVAVIACHPGSSQAQSLISSPSFFNPDFEARGTAGSDLLNLQVDTSTQFQNAVPTQTAGNVSWTHTAQGLVQAGLRVDILFIETQIADVSLAAYTATQGNTLVFGRELNVNTLLGGYNALVNGVVSNVVGASAINQWNSVADVSGISLSEGVLYSASFNVATGAGLNLNALSSANFSLLSGGVAIENINSVETLNLLDLIGIGGSTTSIAFEFYAPVGGADELTFVFDADTIANVQLLGGISGNQTVMEFSNFSVAPVPEPGSLALASVGFIMLTRRRRFCRI; encoded by the coding sequence TTGGAGGAATTCGCGAATCGATTGCGAATTAAATCCAATACACCTATGAAAAATATGAAAATGACAGTTGATACGTTGGTTGGACCTTGGCGTTCAATGATCTTGGTGGCGGTGATCGCTTGCCATCCTGGGTCTTCCCAGGCCCAAAGTCTGATATCCTCACCTAGTTTCTTTAATCCTGATTTTGAAGCGCGAGGCACTGCGGGTAGCGATCTATTAAACTTGCAGGTCGATACGAGCACCCAATTCCAAAATGCAGTGCCTACCCAGACAGCGGGAAATGTTTCCTGGACGCATACAGCACAGGGACTCGTCCAAGCAGGCTTGCGTGTGGACATTCTGTTTATTGAAACCCAAATCGCCGACGTGTCCCTGGCTGCATACACAGCCACCCAAGGCAATACATTGGTCTTTGGACGGGAACTGAATGTGAATACCCTGCTGGGCGGATACAATGCTCTGGTTAACGGAGTGGTGAGCAATGTGGTCGGTGCCAGTGCCATCAACCAGTGGAATTCTGTGGCTGATGTCTCCGGGATCAGTTTAAGCGAAGGGGTCCTGTATTCAGCCAGCTTTAATGTGGCGACTGGTGCGGGTCTGAATCTCAATGCATTGAGCTCTGCCAACTTTTCGCTTTTGAGCGGAGGGGTGGCGATAGAAAACATCAACTCGGTGGAAACTTTGAACCTGCTGGATCTGATTGGTATAGGGGGTTCAACGACGAGCATTGCCTTCGAGTTCTATGCGCCGGTAGGAGGTGCGGATGAGCTGACCTTTGTCTTTGATGCGGATACCATCGCCAATGTCCAATTGCTCGGCGGTATCAGTGGTAATCAGACGGTGATGGAGTTTTCAAACTTCTCGGTGGCCCCCGTGCCGGAGCCCGGAAGCCTGGCTCTGGCTTCTGTGGGCTTTATCATGTTGACACGTCGCCGGAGGTTTTGTCGGATCTAA